Below is a window of Roseivirga misakiensis DNA.
ATTTCTATCATTACCACATCATTAACGAATTCTATTTAGGAACTATAATCGCATTATTTGCTGGCAATTTACAGGGTACACCTAGTAGTATCTTCTAATTACGATTTGATTTTTTTCGATTGAGAAGGAGCCGCCATTCAAGTTTATTGAAGGCGGTCTTCCTATTAAACATTTTAACGATTTCACTATGATAACCGCAAGGGCTTTCTACTGGACATTTTCGATAGCACTTTTTTTAATGCTCTTCTATGGATTAATGGATGGTACATCTTCCAAAAGTGATAGTGATCAATCTTACTTAGACATTCCTGAAATAACCGTTGATAAGACGGCTCTCACATATGATCATAAGGTATCACGCTGGCTTATAGAGGGCTCACCGTTCTCAGGATATGCTGTTCTATATCACCCAGATGGAAGTTTAAAGGAAAAGGTGGGCATTCTAAAGGGAAAGAAGGAAAACGCATCCATTCAATGGTACCCTGACCAACATTTCAAGAATATCACATATTATCAGAATGGAAAACTACACGGTGAAAAAAAAATCTGGACGAGAGACGCGGAACATATACTTATAGCACATTATCAGTTCGAAAAAGGTAAGGCACATGGTGAACAAAAGAAGTGGTACCCGACAGGAGAATTATTTAAAATTTTGAATATGAATATGGGCAAAGAAGATGGTCTTCAAAGAGCTTTTCGGAAAAATGGAGACCTATTTGCCAATTACGAAGCTAAAGAGGGCAGAATTTTTGGGCTGAAGAAAGCCGCTTTATGCTATGGGTTAGAAGATGAGAATATTACTACACAGAGTAATTAAATCACCTCTTTTTAATTTGATTGCTACCACAAAAAACGAGTTTCCTCAAGTAAAAAGACCTAATACGAAAGGTCAGCTCAAGCCCTACCTAAAAAAGAACTACTCTCAAGAGTAGTAGATTAGGATTCAGTTTCTCTTAGTTTTAAGACTATAGCACACAGCAGTTAGATTTTTTAAAACTAGTGATCGATCAAATATCGTCACGCTCAAAATGACTGATCATGAAAGGAGAAATTCGCTTCAATTACGTTGCTACACTTTTTATCGCAGTGCTAATTAGTTGTTTCTTGCACGAATTCGCCCATTGGATTACTGGAGAAATTCTTGGTAACAGAATGTCCATGTCACTTAACGGTGCAAACCCAATATCTGGCGAATATCCAGAGCAGTGGCACGCCAACATTATCAGTATTGCTGGCCCATTACTTACGATATTACAAGCAATTATCTTCTATTATATTATCCATAAGAGACAGAACATAAACCTCTACCCTTTTATGTTTTTCCCATTTGTCTATCGGTTCGCTGCGGGAATTGCTAATGTTTTTGGGGCCAATGATGAAGGCAGAGTAGGTTTATCATTTGGATTAGGTTTGTATACCATATCCGTTGTCTTTAGTGGATTATTATTATTCTTGGTTTGGAAGGTTTCGACCAAATATAAACTAGGTTTAAAATTCAACCTGATCACCTTTTTGCTTTCAGCCGTATTTTTATTCACAATAGTCTTTATTGACCAATATTTCAAAATCAAAATTATTGGATAATAATCCCCATAGAGAAACTTCAACCATGAAGTAAGATTAAAAAAAGCCAACTCAAGGACACTTATTGAGGCAATTAATCACAACTCTTTCCGCATTGTAGTAGTTATTTAAATGTATCCGTAGCATATTAGTTACGTATAAACCCCGTTCTTGACATTTAATGTTTGGAAGTAACAGAAACGACTAAAACCAAAAGTTCTATGGCATTTGATATTGACATGATTAAGGCTGTATATAACAGAATGCCCGCTCGGGTTGAAGCAGCTAGAAAACTCTTAGGAAAACCACTTACACTATCCGAAAAAATACTTTACTCCCATTTGTGGGAAGAAAGTACTAATGAAGCCTTCGTAAGAGGAAAATCTTATGTGGATTTTGCACCAGACAGAGTTGCTATGCAAGATGCTACAGCCCAAATGGCACTATTACAGTTCATGCAGGCAGGTAAGGATAAAGTGGCTGTACCTTCCACTACACATTGCGATCACTTAATACTAGCCAAACAAGGTGCCGATAAAGACTTGAAAAGTTCACTTACGGCATCTGGTGAAGTCTTCAATTTTTTAGAGTCAGTTTCGAATAAGTACGGTATTGGTTTTTGGAAACCAGGCGCAGGAATTATTCACCAAGTAGTCTTAGAAAACTATGCTTTCCCAGGTGGGATGATGATCGGAACAGATTCACATACTGTGAATGCAGGTGGCCTAGGGATGGTAGCCATTGGCGTTGGAGGTGCTGATGCGGTAGATGTAATGGCGGGGATGCCTTGGGAACTAAAATTCCCGAAACTGATCGGCGTAAAACTTACTGGAAAAATGAACGGTTGGACCGCTGCTAAGGACGTAATCTTAAAAGTTGCCGGTATCCTCACGGTAAAAGGCGGAACAGGCGCAATAGTCGAATACTTTGGTCCAGGTGCCCTTTCGCTGTCGGGTACTGGAAAAGGGACCATTTGTAATATGGGAGCAGAAATCGGTGCCACAACGTCGACCTTTGGTTATGATGACGCGATG
It encodes the following:
- a CDS encoding toxin-antitoxin system YwqK family antitoxin gives rise to the protein MITARAFYWTFSIALFLMLFYGLMDGTSSKSDSDQSYLDIPEITVDKTALTYDHKVSRWLIEGSPFSGYAVLYHPDGSLKEKVGILKGKKENASIQWYPDQHFKNITYYQNGKLHGEKKIWTRDAEHILIAHYQFEKGKAHGEQKKWYPTGELFKILNMNMGKEDGLQRAFRKNGDLFANYEAKEGRIFGLKKAALCYGLEDENITTQSN